Proteins encoded together in one Camelina sativa cultivar DH55 chromosome 9, Cs, whole genome shotgun sequence window:
- the LOC104710509 gene encoding double-stranded RNA-binding protein 3-like — MYKNQLQELAQRSCFNLPSYTCTREGPDHAPRFKASVNFNGEKFESPSYCSTLRQAEHSAAEVALCALSSKGPSKSLTARVLDETGIYKNLLQETAHRAGLDLPVYTSVRSGPGHIPTFSCNVELAGMSFKGESAKTKKQAEKNAAVAAWFSLRKMPRLDPLRGEEKEQEVVARVLSRFRPKEVRRREPNQSRRRTVIRTIRQTTTTRDLLCEQLKSINLYTNEASSSSPSPPPPRFWPSRTNLPQQESKVKSLLEKCQEYAERKQSLDDPIPPKPELIIKSPALSSSVESRRNNYSNLLHFPSFGLNHQKLAPAVHIRSVIPVCSAPPPKPNPNLTNPSTPSPSTTRESQEKSLRCKVIELGLESKSHD, encoded by the exons ATGTATAAGAATCAGTTGCAAGAGCTAGCACAGAGAAGTTGTTTCAATCTCCCTTCATATACATGCACAAGAGAAGGACCAGATCATGCTCCAAGATTCAAAGCTAGTGTAAACTTCAATGGTGAGAAATTTGAAAGCCCAAGCTATTGTTCCACTCTCAGACAAGCTGAGCATTCAGCTGCGGAAGTTGCTCTTTGTGCTCTCTCTTCCAAGGGTCCTTCAAAATCTCTAACTGCTAGGGTTCTA GATGAGACTGGGATCTACAAGAATCTGCTTCAGGAGACAGCACATCGAGCTGGTCTTGATCTACCTGTTTACACAAGTGTGAGATCAGGACCTGGTCACATCCCAACATTCTCTTGCAATGTGGAGCTTGCTGGAATGAGTTTCAAGGGAGAATCAGCAAAGACTAAGAAGCAAGCTGAGAAGAATGCAGCTGTTGCAGCTTGGTTCTCCTTGAGAAAAA TGCCAAGATTGGACCCACTGAGAGGTGAAGAGAAGGAACAAGAGGTAGTTGCAAGAGTCCTTTCAAGATTTAGACCCAAAGAAGTCAGAAGAAGAGAACCAAATcagtcaagaagaagaacagtcATCAGAACAATTCGCCAAACAACAACCACAAGAGACTTGTTGTGTGAGCAACTCAAATCGATCAATCTTTATACCAATgaagcttcatcttcatcaccctcaccaccaccacctagattctggccatcaagaacaAATCTCCCACAACAAGAATCCAAAGTCAAGTCATTGCTAGAGAAGTGTCAAGAATATGCAGAGAGGAAACAGAGCCTAGATGATCCTATTCCTCCTAAGCCAGAGTTGATAATCAAATCGCCTGCTTTATCATCATCAGTGGAGTCAAGAAGAAACAACTATAGTAACCTTTTGCACTTCCCAAGTTTTGGGTTAAACCATCAGAAACTGGCTCCAGCTGTTCACATCAGATCAGTGATCCCAGTTTGTTCAGCTCCTCCACCAAAACCTAACCCTAACCTTACAAATCCATCGACACCATCACCGTCCACCACAAGGGAGAGCCAAGAGAAGTCTCTGAGATGCAAGGTTA
- the LOC104710510 gene encoding probable protein S-acyltransferase 7 translates to MYVVPPPQRSDSGSNGDLRVYQTWKGSNIFFLQGRFVFGPDVRSLALTICLIAVPVTIFCIFVARKLIDDFSDSWGVSIVAVAVVFTIYDLILLLLTSGRDPGIIPRNAHPPEPEALDGNMDAGAGQTPQLRLPRIKEVELNGVTFKVKYCDTCMLYRPPRCSHCSICNNCVERFDHHCPWVGQCIGMRNYRFFFMFVFSTTLLCIYVFAFCWVYIRKITDSEHTTTWKAMLKTPASIVLIIYTFISMWFVGGLTVFHLYLISTNQTTYENFRYRYDRRSNPHNKGVVNNFKETFCSSIPPSKNDFRAMVQREPPLPPRSVAGGFMSPNMGKANDDIEMGRKAVWADMGPTMSDHGDGKHGNNERLHVKDGELGELSPDIRTTVDEQSDRPGMHPRRSSWGRKSGSWDMSPEVMALAARVGEQNQNGGGSSSGSGLVTENRPT, encoded by the exons ATGTATGTAGTGCCTCCTCCTCAGCGATCTGATTCTGGATCCAATGGTGATTTAAGGGTTTACCAAACTTGGAAAGGCAGCAAT ATATTCTTTCTTCAAGGAAGGTTTGTATTTGGGCCAGATGTAAGATCACTGGCGCTGACCATTTGTCTCATTGCTGTCCCTGTTACAATTTTCTGCATCTTTGTCGCAAGGAAGCTTATTGATGACTTCTCCGATAGCTGGGGAGTATCAATAGTAGCTGTTGCCGTCGTGTTCACCATTTAT GATTTAATTCTTCTGCTGCTTACATCTGGAAGAGATCCAGGTATTATCCCAAGAAATGCTCATCCTCCAGAGCCTGAAGCTCTTGATGGCAACATGGATGCAGGGGCTGGCCAGACTCCGCAGCTGCGACTGCCTCGCATTAAGGAAGTAGAGCTCAATGGTGTCACGTTTAAGGTCAAATACTGTGACACTTGCATGCTCTATAGGCCGCCTCGGTGCTCTCATTGCTCAATTTGCAACAACTGCGTAGAAAGGTTTGACCATCACTGCCCTTGGGTTGGCCAATGTATTGGGATG AGGAACTACCGATTCTTCTTCATGTTTGTCTTCTCCACGACACTTCTCTGTATATATGTGTTTGCCTTCTGCTGGGTCTATATAAGAAAGATTACGGATTCAGAGCATACAACCACTTGGAAGGCTATGCTTAAAACTCCTGCCTCCATTGTTCTGATAATCTACACATTCATATCAATGTGGTTTGTTGGTGGCTTAACAGTGTTCCATCTATATCTCATCAGCACGAACCAG ACTACATATGAGAATTTCCGTTACAGATATGATCGACGAAGCAACCCACATAACAAGGGAGTTGTTAATAACTTTAAAGAAACGTTTTGTTCCTCAATCCCTCCTTCAAAGAATGACTTCAGAGCCATGGTCCAGCGAGAACCTCCATTGCCTCCTAGATCTGTAGCAGGCGGTTTTATGAGTCCAAACATGGGTAAAGCCAATGATGACATTGAAATGGGAAGGAAGGCTGTTTGGGCAGACATGGGTCCGACAATGTCAGATCATGGTGACGGTAAACATGGTAACAATGAGCGGTTACATGTTAAGGACGGTGAGTTAGGCGAGCTATCTCCAGACATTAGGACAACAGTTGATGAACAGAGTGATAGGCCGGGAATGCACCCGAGACGCTCAAGCTGGGGAAGGAAAAGCGGAAGCTGGGACATGTCACCAGAAGTTATGGCCTTAGCAGCCAGAGTaggagaacaaaaccaaaacggCGGAGGAAGCAGCAGCGGAAGCGGTTTAGTAACTGAGAACCGGCCTACATAA